One Pseudomonadota bacterium DNA window includes the following coding sequences:
- a CDS encoding type II secretion system F family protein: MTSFAYRAISAEGLNVEGVCDAHDLDDLSRQVAARGEVLVRARAARRGWRATPSTAELQGWLSQLTVLISAGIAVSDALAHLADAPDRTGPVSRQLLHALDRGLPLSDAMSAQPGVFNARVCALVRSGEATGSLDAALLALHGIAERRTAMACQLRRAVTYPALTLLVLMVATPLLLAMVVPQVATLAALTGAALPWYTVSLVATADAITACGPTVLLAVLVATAGLALACRLNASVGMGCARAQLRVPLVGTVLCQAHLAVACRQLAAMHGAGLVISDALALAAEGIPNRYLAQCVRDVAMDVSAGRQVHQAMARGAVFPRVMVHLIRTGEASGRLEDTVSHAAAVLEHAVSRTTDRATRALGPLVLLVVAGLLVWLVAALFLPLYDTLFSLGSV, encoded by the coding sequence GTGACTAGTTTTGCCTACCGCGCAATCAGCGCAGAGGGCCTGAACGTGGAGGGCGTCTGTGACGCACACGACCTCGATGACCTGTCACGCCAGGTTGCCGCACGCGGTGAGGTACTGGTGCGGGCACGGGCAGCGCGACGGGGCTGGCGAGCCACGCCGAGCACTGCGGAACTGCAGGGGTGGCTCAGCCAGCTGACCGTGTTGATCTCCGCGGGCATCGCGGTGTCGGACGCGCTCGCGCACCTCGCGGACGCCCCGGATCGAACAGGGCCGGTTTCACGGCAGTTGTTGCATGCGCTCGATCGCGGGCTGCCGCTGTCAGACGCCATGTCAGCACAGCCGGGAGTCTTCAACGCGCGGGTCTGCGCGCTGGTGCGGAGCGGGGAGGCGACCGGTTCGCTCGATGCGGCCTTGTTGGCACTGCACGGCATCGCTGAGCGGCGCACCGCGATGGCCTGCCAACTTCGGCGTGCCGTGACCTACCCGGCGCTGACCTTGTTGGTGTTGATGGTGGCTACGCCGCTGCTGCTGGCGATGGTCGTTCCGCAGGTCGCCACGCTCGCCGCGCTGACCGGTGCTGCGTTGCCGTGGTACACGGTGTCGCTGGTGGCGACGGCCGATGCGATCACGGCATGCGGGCCGACAGTGTTGCTTGCGGTCCTCGTCGCCACAGCGGGGCTTGCGCTCGCGTGTCGACTGAACGCGTCCGTCGGCATGGGGTGCGCGCGTGCACAGTTGCGTGTACCCCTGGTTGGCACGGTTCTGTGTCAGGCGCATCTGGCAGTGGCCTGTCGGCAACTTGCGGCGATGCACGGTGCCGGCCTTGTGATCAGCGACGCGCTCGCACTGGCGGCCGAGGGCATCCCGAACCGCTATCTCGCACAGTGCGTGCGCGACGTGGCGATGGATGTCAGCGCCGGTCGGCAGGTGCACCAGGCCATGGCGCGTGGCGCGGTGTTTCCGCGTGTGATGGTACACCTCATTCGCACGGGGGAAGCGAGCGGTCGATTGGAGGACACCGTATCGCACGCGGCCGCTGTGCTGGAACACGCCGTGTCGCGCACCACAGACAGGGCAACCCGGGCGCTCGGGCCGCTGGTGCTCCTGGTGGTGGCCGGACTGCTGGTCTGGCTGGTCGCGGCGTTGTTTCTGCCTCTCTACGACACCCTGTTTTCGCTGGGCAGCGTGTGA
- a CDS encoding prepilin-type N-terminal cleavage/methylation domain-containing protein — MPTGRDRGFTLLEVALVLVVLSILLSGLLTPLGSAREAHRRAVQRVQWQQLETALVGHLLARGRLPCAATADSAGHEVMSSTGCQAYAGFVPVASLGVSGSVDRQGRLLDAWYRPLRYRLSASDNDGDGRADYAVTDGVVLQAPISIRADNRIVHAVDAACGSTATRADGVVVVLVSEGQGAVRSAAERENLDDDNRFVSRGVSDVPACAFDDAVHWVTENRILTLLLRAGVLPRSD; from the coding sequence ATGCCCACTGGGCGCGACCGTGGCTTCACGCTGCTCGAAGTGGCGCTCGTGCTCGTGGTGCTGTCCATCCTGCTGTCAGGGTTGTTGACCCCGCTGGGGTCGGCGCGCGAAGCACACCGCCGTGCGGTGCAGCGCGTCCAGTGGCAGCAGCTCGAGACTGCCCTGGTGGGCCACCTGTTGGCGCGTGGCCGGCTGCCGTGTGCAGCAACGGCCGACAGCGCCGGGCACGAAGTGATGTCGTCAACCGGGTGTCAGGCCTACGCTGGCTTTGTGCCGGTTGCGTCGCTGGGCGTCTCCGGTTCGGTTGACCGGCAGGGACGGTTGCTCGATGCCTGGTACCGTCCGCTCCGATACCGGCTATCCGCGTCTGACAACGACGGTGATGGACGCGCTGACTACGCCGTCACCGACGGTGTCGTGCTGCAGGCGCCGATCTCGATCCGGGCTGACAACCGCATCGTGCACGCTGTCGACGCGGCATGCGGCAGCACGGCGACCCGCGCCGACGGCGTGGTTGTGGTGTTGGTGTCGGAGGGGCAGGGCGCCGTGCGCAGTGCGGCTGAGCGCGAGAACCTCGACGACGACAACCGTTTCGTCAGCCGGGGTGTCAGCGACGTGCCGGCGTGTGCTTTCGACGACGCGGTGCACTGGGTGACGGAGAACCGCATTCTGACGCTGCTGCTGCGAGCGGGTGTACTGCCGCGCAGCGACTGA